From the Meriones unguiculatus strain TT.TT164.6M chromosome 12, Bangor_MerUng_6.1, whole genome shotgun sequence genome, one window contains:
- the LOC132646746 gene encoding interferon alpha-1-like, with protein sequence MSKPCAFLTVLVVLSCWSTCSLGCDLPHTHNLRNKRALTLLAQMRRVSPVSCLKDRKDFGFPLEKENVQQIQKTQAIPVLNELTQQVLSLFCSKDSSSAWETTLLDTFCSGLHQQLQDLQACLRQQVGVQESPLTQEDPVEAVRKYFHRITVYLREKKHSPCAWEVVRAQVWRALSSSAHWLARWREEKD encoded by the coding sequence ATGTCGAAGCCCTGTGCCTTCCTGACGGTCCTGGTGGTGCTGAGCTGCTGGTCAACCTGCTCTCTAGGATGTGACCTGCCTCACACACACAACCTCAGGAACAAGAGAGCCCTGACACTCCTGGCACAAATGAGGAGAGTCTCCCCTGTCTCCTGTCTCAAGGACAGAAAGGACTTTGGATTCCCTCTGGAGAAGGAGAATGTCCAGCAGATCCAGAAGACTCAAGCCATCCCTGTCTTGAATGAGCTGACCCAGCAGGTCCTGAGCCTCTTCTGCTCAAAGGACTCCTCTTCTGCTTGGGAGACAACCCTCCTAGACACATTCTGCAGCGGCCTCCACCAGCAGCTCCAGGACCTGCAGGCCTGTCTGAGGCAGCAGGTCGGGGTGCAGGAATCTCCCCTGACCCAGGAGGACCCCGTGGAGGCTGTGAGGAAGTACTTCCATAGGATCACTGTCTACCTGAGAGAGAAGAAACACAGCCCCTGTGCCTGGGAGGTGGTCAGAGCACAAGTGTGGAGAGCCCTGTCTTCCTCAGCCCACTGGCTGGCCAgatggagagaggagaaggaCTGA